The Salegentibacter mishustinae genomic interval GAAGTTGTCGAAAATTCTTCACCGGCTATTTTAAAAGACCTAATTCAACTAATGGCTGAAAATAAATTGAAAGGAAGTGTGGCTACCTGTACTACTAACAATAAAGATCAGGAAAAAGCCACTCCTGATATGATTTCAGAACACAACAGGCTGGTTAAACATTATAATTCTATTCCGGAAGAAGACTTTAAAATGACTCAGGAACACGCCAATAGAATTATGTATATAAGAAGTCTAATGACCGCAACGCAAAGAAAGAAAGCTGAAAAAATAAGATTTGAAATTCTTCCGCCACCCCCACCGGCTCCTGTAACTCCACCTACACCTCCAGCACCACCAAGCTTTGAAAAATTGCTGGCCGATGGTGCAATCTTTTATTACCAGGAAAAAACTATTGAACCACAAAAAGCTCGGAAATTGGTTGAAGACCAGAAAAAGGTAAATGTTCATATTACCTATAACAACCAGGAAAAACCAATAGTTAAATTAACCGACAAAGAGAATTAGAAAAACTGATTAAAAAATAAAAAACCTCTTCGATATTAGATGGAAGAGGTTTTTTATTTAATTTTTAGCACCTATCAATCGGTATTACTTTCAATAAACGCATTCACCCGTTTTTCCAAAATAGGAAGTGTAACCACTCCCTGCTCTAAAATCACTTCGTGGAAATCCCGAATATTGAAATCTGAACCAAGGGCTTCTTCAGCCTTTTTTCGTAATTCCCTGATTTTGATTTCTCCAATCTTATACGACACCGCCTGGCCCGGCCAGGAAATATAACGATCTACTTCTGTATTGATATTATGCATAGAAAGCGCGGTATTCTTCTCGAAATATGCTACCGCTTCCTCCCTGCTCCAACCCATTGCGTGAATTCCTGTATCGATAACTAACCGGCAGGCACGCCATTGCTCGTAGGTAAGTTTACCAAACAGCTCGTAAGGCGTGGTATAAATTCCCATATCTTCAGCTAAAAATTCAGAATATAAACCCCAGCCTTCACCGTAAGCCGATAAATACATATTTCTACGGAATTTTGGAATACTGTCACCTAATTCGGCATTCAACGCATTCTGTAAATGATGTCCGGGCACCGCTTCGTGGGCGGTTAAAGAAGGCAAAACATATAGCGGACGATTAGATAAATTATAAGTATTCACCCAATAATAGCCCGGCTGGGTTTCATTTGAAGCGCCGATATAACGTCCCGTGGTATACTTTGGAGCGATAGCATCAGGCACTTTTGTCACTCCATAAGGTTTTCTGGGTAAGGTTTTAAAATAAGCGGGAAGTTTAGCATCAATACGCTTAGCGATATCCCGTGCTTCCATTAATAATTCGTCGCCGGTTTTTGCGTAAAATTGTTCGTCCGTTCTTAAAAAATGAATGAATTCTTCGAAACTTCCCTCAAACTCAACTTCGGCGATTATTTTTTTCATTTCTGAATTAATCCGCGCTACTTCCTCCAAACCAATTTGATGAATTTCTTCTGCCGTTAAATCTAAAGTGGTATAATACTCCAGCCTGTTTTGATAATATTCCCTTCCATTTGGAATTTCAGAAACTCCCAAACTTGTTCGGGTATTGGGTAGATATTCGGTTTCAAAAAATGTTTTAATTCTCTTAAACTGCGGAATCACATTATTGGCAATCGCATATTCAGCGGCCGATAAAACCGAATCTTTTTGTTTTTCTGAAAGTGTTTTTGGAAGATTTTCAAAAGGTCCATAAAAATAACTTTCTTTTGGATCTTTTAAAATCTGGTCGTTATAAGTAGATTCATAACCTTCAAAAATCACGCGCGGCTGTGTATTTCCTTTCTTTAATCCTTTACGTAATAATACGAAATGCTGATCTACATAAGCGGGAATCGCATTTAACCTATTCAAATAAGCTTTCACTTGCTCATAATTATTTAAATCTCGAACCTGGTAAGCAAGGCTTAAATGAAACCCCGAATCTGAAAGCAACGGATTTAAATAAGCTTCGTATTTATAACGATCTATGGTTTCCTGGAGTTTAAATTTTAGCATTTCCAGTGAAATCTGTTCAGTTTCACTTAAAGAATCGATCTTTATATCCTGGAGCTGCTCCAACTGTTTTTCAGCAAATTCTGATTCTTCCTTGTAATAATTCTCAGTATATAATCCCAAAGGAAATTCTTCGCGATCATAAGCTTTATGATCTTCTATTTTACTGATGATGGAGTCTAATTTTTCTGAAGCTTCCTGGGCAGATAAAAAAGAAACACAATAAAAAGCGAGGGCAAGGTTGAACAGTTTTTTCATAAGAAAGTAGAATTTTCAATAAAGATAAGGTTTCTGAAGAAGTTTTTAAGGGAGTTGGTTTTGCCACGAATTCACGAATATTCTTAGTCTCTAGCTGGTAGTCTTTAGTTTGTATAATTTATATTACAAATACATATCGTCTAATACTAAATGCTAATTTACAGCGCCTTTTACCAGGAATACACGAATGTTTTGTCTTTATTCTTTATTCTTTTCTCTTGGTTCTTGGTTCTCGAAAAATCTAATTCCCTAAGATCCTATTTCCAAGCTGCGACAATAACTCCTTTGCATCTCCCCTGGTCTTTTCTGTTTCTATGGCTTTAATTTTGCCATTTTCCTCAACCAATTTATAGCTAAAAGCGAAGTCGGCATCTGCCCTGGCAATTGGGCTTAACGTTCCAAAACGAAGATCATTAAAGTAAATGTCTCCTTCTCTTTCTGAAATGGTATACCAGCCTTCCGAAATATCGATAAGCCGTTTTACATTGCGCTTTTCAATCCAGTCGCCAAGCAATTGATGATTTTTAGGATGTGCTACAAACTCTATTGGTTGTGTATCAAAAATTGAATAGTTCCCAATTAAATATGCATCATCAACCTCCACATTAGCCGACCATAAAACAGCATTTAGCGGAGACGGTTTGGTTTCAATTTTATAATAAGCAATATCCTGGTCTTCCAAAGCTTCAGTAAACTTATCAAACGTGTAAAGTTTCAATGCAGGAGTAATAATCAACAAATAGATACTGCTTACTAGGAGTCCAAGATTATTCAATTTTCTCCTTTTTTTAGTTCCTCTTTCCTGTCGCATTGCCAGGATTAAGAACACCAAAAATGGTAACGTATATAATGGATCTATTACAAAAATGTTCTTATAGGCCAAACGGACTTCTAAAGGCCAGAATAACTGTGTGCCCCAGGTTGTATGCGAATCTAGAAGTGGATGCGTAAACAAGCCCCAAAACATCAACCAGGACCAGTTTTGCCGGGTGGCAATAGATTTTTTTTCAATCTTTGAAATTAGCCAGCCAAAAATGGGTGCAAAAAGTATGGAGAATACGATGGAGTGTGTAAAGCCACGGTGTATTTCAATAGCAGTAATAGTATCTGTAAAAGCGCTTGCAAAAGTATCCAGGTCGGGTATTGTGCCCGCAATGGCTCCATAAAGCATCGCTTTGTTCCCCACTTTTTTGCCGAGAACTGCTTCCCCAACCGCTGCGCCTAATACTATTTGTGTTAGTGAATCCATTTATATTTTCCCTTTAGCTTCATTCTCCTTGATAAATTAGATCCTGACTTCTCGACTCCGCTCAAAGTGACAAATTCAGGGTGGCGATGCTCTTAATCATCAACAATCTCCATTTTTCTTAGAAGGAATGAGGCATTCATGTTCTGGCAAATTCCGTCTTTGAATTTATAATCAAAATGCAGCTCATCATTGATAATTTCAGCATCAAAATAATGGTTTTTCACCTGACTTAATTCTGAAGTAATTTCGCATAAACTCAAATCGTGCGTAGCGATGATTCCGGTTGAATTAGAGTTTACCAACTTCCTGATAAACTTTTTAGAACCTATAGCTTTATCGCTGCTATTGGTTCCTTTTAAAATTTCATCAAGAATAATAAAATACCTATCGGTTTTGATTTCGTCTACTATAAATTTTAAGCGCTTTAATTCTGAAAAGAAATAAGATTCGTCATCGCTTAACGAATCGCTGGTGCGCATACTGGTAATGAGTTTAATGGGCGAATATTTGCAAGCTTCAGCACAAACCGGAAGCCCTATATTGCTCATTAAAATTTGAAGGGAAACTGTTCTTAAAAAAGTACTTTTCCCGGCCATATTTGCCCCGGTAATAATAAAGAATTCTTCGTCTCCAATCGTAAAATCATTAGCAACCCTCTTTTTAGGATCTAAAAGCGGATGTGCCAATTTGTTAGCCGAAATCCCTCTTTTTTCGTTGATGATCTCAGGAAAAATATAGTCTGGATGGTTAAACACAAAATTCCCCAGCGAATTATAGGCGTCAGTAAATTCAATTACCTCAAACCAGTTCTTTACGTGCTGGCGGTAAGCCAAAATCCATTTTTCTAATTTATAACTTTGGCGAAGATCCCAAAGCAAAAAACCATTCCCAAAAATGCCAAAAAGCATATTATTTCGCTGATCTAAAGCGTCAATCGCCTTGGAAAATTCTTTAAAAATTGCTGATGCCTTTTTCTTTTCTGAATGAATTAATGCCTGGTTCTTTTTTAATATTTCTGAAGAAAAATTTTCCTGCTCCAAAAGTCCCAGTAAAAAATGATATTGATGAAAAGTATCTTGAATCTTACTTACGCTACCTGAAAGCAGGTTGATTCTCTTAAGATAAATTCCAGTAAAAAGTATTCCTGCCAAAAACCATAGAAAAAGGTGAATTCCCTTTAAATAATCAAACGAATAACCCGCGATCACTAGAACTGAAATTGCCGAAAATACACCAGGCAACCATTTCATATAATTTGGGACAAAATTCTTATAATTCTTAAACCATTTAACTACAGTTTTTGACGCCGTTTCAGTCTTTACCAGTTTCGCCAGGGCAGTAAACTCCTGTCTCCATTCTGCTTTAGTTGCCAGTTCTTTAACGGCTTCCTGTTTCTGCGGAATATTTTCAATGCTATTTTCAGTAAAAATACCGGCAAGTATTTTTGTACCCTCATAAAGCGCGGTTCGGTTGGAATACTGAAAAAACGAACCCCGCCCGAATAAATCGATATCCTGACTGTAAGGATGTGTGGGATTTTCAAATTCGCTTCCTTCGGGTAATTCCTGGAAATTGCGGGTTTTTAAAATATCAATTTCCAGTTCGTTTAGCCTGATGATTTCCTTTTGCTTATCGCTTTTATCCTTAAGATTGCTGTGCCTGGAAACTAAAAAAAGGAAAAGCGCAATCCCGCCAATAATTACCGGAACGATCACATTCATATTTCCGAAGAAATAATAGATCGTAAAACATATGACTAGAAAAATGAAAAGCCTGATTAAACTGGATACCAGCAATTTTTTGGAGATCTTGCTTAATTCCTGCTGATGTATTTCTTTTTGCTTTGAATAAAATTCTAATGGATTATTCATCTAAATCTTTAAGTTCTTGTTGTTGCTTTTTGCTTAATCCTGCTA includes:
- a CDS encoding DUF885 domain-containing protein, which encodes MKKLFNLALAFYCVSFLSAQEASEKLDSIISKIEDHKAYDREEFPLGLYTENYYKEESEFAEKQLEQLQDIKIDSLSETEQISLEMLKFKLQETIDRYKYEAYLNPLLSDSGFHLSLAYQVRDLNNYEQVKAYLNRLNAIPAYVDQHFVLLRKGLKKGNTQPRVIFEGYESTYNDQILKDPKESYFYGPFENLPKTLSEKQKDSVLSAAEYAIANNVIPQFKRIKTFFETEYLPNTRTSLGVSEIPNGREYYQNRLEYYTTLDLTAEEIHQIGLEEVARINSEMKKIIAEVEFEGSFEEFIHFLRTDEQFYAKTGDELLMEARDIAKRIDAKLPAYFKTLPRKPYGVTKVPDAIAPKYTTGRYIGASNETQPGYYWVNTYNLSNRPLYVLPSLTAHEAVPGHHLQNALNAELGDSIPKFRRNMYLSAYGEGWGLYSEFLAEDMGIYTTPYELFGKLTYEQWRACRLVIDTGIHAMGWSREEAVAYFEKNTALSMHNINTEVDRYISWPGQAVSYKIGEIKIRELRKKAEEALGSDFNIRDFHEVILEQGVVTLPILEKRVNAFIESNTD
- a CDS encoding metal-dependent hydrolase; translation: MDSLTQIVLGAAVGEAVLGKKVGNKAMLYGAIAGTIPDLDTFASAFTDTITAIEIHRGFTHSIVFSILFAPIFGWLISKIEKKSIATRQNWSWLMFWGLFTHPLLDSHTTWGTQLFWPLEVRLAYKNIFVIDPLYTLPFLVFLILAMRQERGTKKRRKLNNLGLLVSSIYLLIITPALKLYTFDKFTEALEDQDIAYYKIETKPSPLNAVLWSANVEVDDAYLIGNYSIFDTQPIEFVAHPKNHQLLGDWIEKRNVKRLIDISEGWYTISEREGDIYFNDLRFGTLSPIARADADFAFSYKLVEENGKIKAIETEKTRGDAKELLSQLGNRILGN
- a CDS encoding MutS-related protein, whose protein sequence is MNNPLEFYSKQKEIHQQELSKISKKLLVSSLIRLFIFLVICFTIYYFFGNMNVIVPVIIGGIALFLFLVSRHSNLKDKSDKQKEIIRLNELEIDILKTRNFQELPEGSEFENPTHPYSQDIDLFGRGSFFQYSNRTALYEGTKILAGIFTENSIENIPQKQEAVKELATKAEWRQEFTALAKLVKTETASKTVVKWFKNYKNFVPNYMKWLPGVFSAISVLVIAGYSFDYLKGIHLFLWFLAGILFTGIYLKRINLLSGSVSKIQDTFHQYHFLLGLLEQENFSSEILKKNQALIHSEKKKASAIFKEFSKAIDALDQRNNMLFGIFGNGFLLWDLRQSYKLEKWILAYRQHVKNWFEVIEFTDAYNSLGNFVFNHPDYIFPEIINEKRGISANKLAHPLLDPKKRVANDFTIGDEEFFIITGANMAGKSTFLRTVSLQILMSNIGLPVCAEACKYSPIKLITSMRTSDSLSDDESYFFSELKRLKFIVDEIKTDRYFIILDEILKGTNSSDKAIGSKKFIRKLVNSNSTGIIATHDLSLCEITSELSQVKNHYFDAEIINDELHFDYKFKDGICQNMNASFLLRKMEIVDD